The Acidianus manzaensis genome has a window encoding:
- a CDS encoding phosphoenolpyruvate carboxykinase (GTP), which translates to MSHSLLFLNDLSQKEKVKEIESLNNSELNEFIINTVKLCKPKSVYISIGDKDDKEYVKKKAIETEEEIVLKTEGHTIHFDHPLDQARAKDDTFILSSSPIPYVNTKSENEIDIYKLFNGCMVGREMYIGFFSLGPRNSPFQILAVQITDSPYVLHSENILYRNAFEDFYKNSSFLKFIHSKGNLDIKNRRIIIDRENNTVYSINTTYAGNSVGLKKLALRLTITKSVKEGWLSEHMAIIGFEGKKGKHYFTASFPSGSGKTSTSMLGRLVSDDLAFIREFNGKALAVNPEIGVFGIIQGINQRDDPIIWKVLHTPGEVIFSNVLMTEDKSVYWEGSEVEKPYSGINYEGYWSKESGKPASHPNARFTTPITAFENLDENYDNPNGVEIEGIIFGVKDYSLSPPVIEAFSWNHGIITIGASMESARTAAVIGKSDEYEFNPMAILDFMPVSLGIYLKNYIAFGRKLTKTPKIFGFNYFLKDEKGFLNKKEDKKVWIRWAIERVESNLDALLTPIGFIPKYDDLEKLFLETLNKEYKKEEYEKQFTIKLRKYLEKVDRIKLIYSQISDTPTEVIEELEKQKDRLLKYMKQYGDAVSPFDLY; encoded by the coding sequence ATGAGTCATAGTTTACTTTTTTTAAATGATCTATCCCAAAAGGAAAAAGTAAAGGAAATTGAAAGTCTTAATAATTCAGAATTAAATGAATTTATAATTAATACAGTAAAATTATGTAAACCAAAAAGTGTTTATATATCCATAGGGGATAAAGATGATAAAGAATACGTTAAGAAAAAAGCAATAGAAACAGAAGAGGAAATAGTACTAAAAACGGAAGGTCATACTATTCATTTTGATCATCCATTAGATCAAGCCAGAGCTAAAGATGATACTTTTATACTTTCCTCTTCTCCAATCCCTTACGTGAATACCAAAAGTGAAAACGAGATAGATATATACAAGTTATTTAATGGCTGTATGGTAGGAAGAGAAATGTATATAGGATTTTTCTCATTAGGACCTAGAAATTCTCCTTTTCAAATACTTGCTGTTCAAATTACAGACTCTCCTTATGTACTTCATAGTGAAAATATTCTATATAGAAATGCTTTTGAAGATTTTTATAAAAACTCTTCTTTCCTTAAATTTATTCATTCAAAAGGAAATTTAGATATAAAAAACAGAAGAATAATTATAGACAGAGAAAATAACACAGTATATAGTATTAATACCACATACGCTGGAAACAGCGTAGGACTAAAGAAACTAGCTCTAAGGCTAACAATAACGAAATCAGTAAAAGAAGGATGGCTATCTGAACATATGGCTATTATAGGATTTGAAGGAAAAAAAGGAAAACATTACTTTACGGCATCTTTTCCTTCAGGATCAGGAAAGACATCTACATCCATGTTAGGAAGATTAGTTAGTGATGACTTAGCATTTATAAGAGAATTTAATGGAAAAGCATTAGCAGTTAATCCAGAAATAGGAGTTTTTGGAATTATACAAGGTATAAATCAAAGAGACGATCCAATAATCTGGAAAGTACTTCATACTCCAGGTGAAGTGATCTTTTCTAACGTATTAATGACTGAAGATAAGAGCGTGTATTGGGAAGGAAGCGAAGTTGAAAAACCATATAGTGGAATTAACTATGAAGGATACTGGTCGAAAGAGAGTGGAAAGCCTGCCTCTCATCCTAATGCTAGATTTACAACTCCTATTACAGCTTTTGAAAACTTGGACGAGAATTATGATAATCCAAATGGTGTAGAAATAGAAGGTATTATATTCGGAGTAAAAGACTACAGTCTTTCTCCTCCAGTAATTGAAGCATTTTCATGGAATCATGGAATTATAACTATAGGAGCATCAATGGAATCAGCTAGAACAGCAGCAGTAATAGGAAAGAGTGACGAATATGAATTCAATCCAATGGCTATTCTAGACTTTATGCCAGTTTCTCTCGGCATATATTTAAAAAATTACATAGCATTTGGAAGAAAACTTACTAAAACTCCTAAAATATTTGGCTTTAATTATTTCTTAAAAGACGAAAAAGGATTTCTAAATAAGAAAGAAGACAAAAAAGTATGGATAAGATGGGCAATAGAAAGAGTAGAATCCAATTTAGATGCACTATTAACTCCTATTGGATTTATACCTAAATATGATGACCTTGAAAAATTATTTCTAGAAACACTTAATAAGGAATATAAAAAAGAAGAATATGAAAAACAATTCACAATAAAACTTAGAAAGTACTTAGAAAAAGTAGATCGTATAAAATTAATATATTCACAAATCTCCGATACTCCAACAGAGGTTATTGAAGAACTAGAGAAACAAAAGGACAGACTTCTAAAATATATGAAGCAATATGGAGATGCAGTATCCCCCTTTGATTTATACTGA
- a CDS encoding AMP-binding protein translates to MLVEIIKDKKIILKPNLDNYDKLREAFSWSNIREKLKYNNLVNSSKFAIAGKEGLGLIWVSEKMEGKLFSFHDLEAKAKTFSLVLRDNGLKEGDVVVLMSKRVPSLYFSMLAINMAGGVILPIFTSFGEEAIKYRVENSGAKIALIHDDLKYKFNNISSIKKIILYDEGIQGETSRSDIDYTYRDINDPFLLLYTSGTTGKPKGIWHSQDLLTFYYVSGQYHFDMHSQDIFWHTGDPAWVAGFAGVWTAWVNSIPIVSYEGRFNPDIWYSIIEKYKVSIISTAPTALRLLKKEGKTLANKYNLSSIRFIHAGGEYVDPDTVKWGLEVFGVPVHDAYGQTETGTYVIANYISMPIKVGSMGKPLPGVTAYIVDDKGNILPPNTIGNIALKPDFPAMAKGIWNDSERWKSNFKNGLYITGDQGYIDEDGYFWYIGRADDIVKVSGYRVSPIEIESILSLHPAVAEAAVIGIEDELRGSKIKAYVVLKAGYFPTEELKQELQNYVKEKLASHVYPKEIEFVDQLPHTLSGKIMRRVLRSAESGKDLGDISTLENPDSVKK, encoded by the coding sequence ATACTCGTGGAGATAATTAAAGATAAGAAAATCATACTCAAACCAAATCTAGATAATTATGACAAGTTAAGGGAGGCGTTTAGTTGGAGTAATATAAGAGAGAAGTTAAAGTATAATAATTTAGTTAATTCTTCTAAGTTTGCAATAGCTGGAAAAGAAGGATTAGGTCTTATTTGGGTTAGCGAAAAAATGGAAGGAAAATTATTTTCTTTTCATGATTTAGAGGCTAAAGCTAAGACTTTTTCTTTAGTGCTAAGAGATAATGGTTTAAAGGAAGGTGATGTAGTAGTATTGATGTCTAAGAGAGTGCCTTCTCTTTATTTTTCTATGTTAGCAATTAATATGGCTGGAGGAGTAATTTTACCTATATTTACTTCCTTTGGAGAAGAAGCCATAAAGTATAGGGTTGAAAATAGTGGAGCTAAAATAGCTCTAATTCATGATGATTTAAAGTATAAGTTTAATAACATTAGCTCGATAAAAAAGATTATTTTATATGATGAAGGAATTCAAGGAGAAACTTCTAGAAGTGATATAGATTATACATATAGGGATATAAATGATCCTTTTCTTCTTCTTTATACTTCTGGAACTACAGGAAAGCCTAAAGGTATATGGCACTCTCAAGACTTATTGACTTTCTATTACGTATCTGGTCAGTATCATTTTGATATGCATTCTCAAGATATATTTTGGCATACTGGAGATCCAGCGTGGGTTGCAGGATTTGCAGGAGTTTGGACAGCATGGGTTAATTCAATTCCTATAGTTTCCTATGAGGGAAGATTTAATCCAGACATATGGTATTCTATAATAGAAAAATATAAAGTTAGTATAATATCCACTGCCCCTACTGCATTAAGATTACTAAAGAAAGAAGGGAAAACTTTAGCTAATAAGTATAATTTGTCATCAATAAGATTTATTCATGCAGGTGGTGAATACGTTGATCCAGATACAGTAAAATGGGGGTTAGAAGTATTCGGAGTCCCAGTTCACGATGCTTATGGTCAAACAGAAACTGGAACTTATGTAATAGCCAACTATATTTCTATGCCTATAAAAGTAGGATCAATGGGAAAGCCTTTACCTGGAGTTACAGCATATATTGTAGATGATAAAGGCAATATTTTACCACCTAATACTATAGGGAATATCGCATTAAAACCTGATTTTCCAGCTATGGCTAAGGGTATTTGGAATGATTCAGAAAGGTGGAAAAGCAACTTTAAGAATGGATTATATATAACAGGAGATCAAGGGTACATAGATGAAGATGGCTATTTCTGGTATATTGGTAGAGCAGACGATATTGTTAAGGTCTCAGGATATAGGGTTAGCCCAATTGAAATAGAAAGTATATTAAGTTTACATCCTGCTGTAGCTGAAGCTGCTGTCATAGGAATTGAAGATGAGCTAAGGGGATCAAAAATCAAAGCCTATGTAGTTTTAAAGGCTGGTTATTTTCCGACAGAAGAACTGAAGCAGGAATTGCAAAATTACGTAAAGGAAAAATTAGCTTCTCATGTTTATCCTAAGGAAATCGAATTCGTAGATCAACTTCCCCATACTTTAAGTGGTAAAATAATGAGAAGAGTATTAAGATCTGCCGAAAGCGGAAAAGATTTAGGCGATATTAGTACATTAGAGAATCCTGATTCAGTGAAAAAATAA
- a CDS encoding CBS domain-containing protein produces MDPIVIIDLDRCVGCYMCQKACALAQCIEINSATRFAEVVRPEDCTGCKACERACPYNCIIVLSDENEVPTRAKITLSRVRRFMNKRLITINPNASVKEGAEIMVKEKIGSLIIQGKPMIVTETDLLEAWIHGKERERIINFAKNAITIDSKETVNDALQIMLEYKIGHLPVYENGKLAGVLSITDVLRSLSSTSSLGNSVISVNPKEKIGKYSLKSPVIGIIKIIDVYKILLSENLKAIVVKDMDKVGIISIRDLTKYLSEGKSIEDNIDPRWIKPISANEEMSKAIALMSEHNLRHLPVNDDGELKILSVKEITKHAIWVILNYNTYI; encoded by the coding sequence ATGGATCCAATAGTAATAATTGATTTAGATAGATGTGTAGGTTGCTATATGTGCCAAAAAGCATGTGCATTAGCTCAATGCATAGAAATAAATAGTGCTACTAGATTTGCAGAAGTAGTAAGACCAGAGGACTGTACGGGTTGTAAAGCATGCGAAAGAGCGTGCCCATATAATTGTATAATTGTATTGAGTGATGAAAATGAAGTACCTACGAGAGCTAAGATTACACTATCTAGAGTAAGAAGATTCATGAACAAAAGATTGATAACAATTAATCCTAATGCTTCTGTAAAAGAAGGAGCAGAAATAATGGTAAAAGAAAAAATAGGTTCGCTTATAATTCAAGGAAAGCCTATGATAGTTACTGAAACTGATTTATTAGAAGCATGGATTCATGGGAAAGAAAGAGAGCGAATAATTAATTTCGCAAAAAATGCCATTACAATAGATAGTAAAGAAACTGTAAATGATGCACTTCAGATTATGCTTGAATATAAAATAGGACATTTACCTGTCTATGAAAATGGAAAATTAGCAGGTGTATTATCAATTACAGATGTATTAAGATCGCTTTCTTCTACGTCATCTTTAGGTAATTCAGTTATTTCTGTAAATCCGAAAGAAAAAATAGGGAAATACTCATTAAAATCTCCAGTAATAGGTATAATAAAAATAATAGATGTGTATAAAATATTACTCTCAGAAAATTTGAAAGCGATAGTAGTAAAAGATATGGATAAAGTAGGTATAATTTCCATAAGAGATTTAACAAAATATTTGTCAGAAGGAAAATCAATAGAAGACAATATCGACCCTAGATGGATAAAACCTATATCAGCTAATGAAGAAATGTCTAAAGCGATAGCTTTAATGTCAGAGCATAATTTAAGGCATTTACCAGTAAACGATGATGGAGAACTTAAAATACTAAGTGTAAAAGAAATAACAAAGCATGCTATATGGGTAATATTAAACTATAATACATATATTTGA
- a CDS encoding 4Fe-4S binding protein translates to MEKGKYKITQKVKNYERQFNFYILISTVCSGIYTWISMVFKETLMIESGILLFTTLITVLSVNLAVDWKVKSHSNTWIYASPPSHVIEKNHHNVITEKCEHIPSLLNSKNPVSKFISQLFKKSWAHFAIIFPSFIIFYIVMITGLIGNQKLDATEISLVNFATDISWLFWFPLLWLLTWLGNGRMWCQTCPFSGQAEWIHRLHPWKKVNKKLGLNIRWPIKYSTILYSAIGFSILTWVEEFYNIGGPGVPELTSVVLIYIAALELFISILFQDRTFCRTLCPLSAPLGINTMISPIGTFRTKNPETCKRCNTKDCMKGNEKAHGCPWFASPGSRENSPMCGLASDCYKACPYDNIDWNVKRFPWLDDIFTSRKRFDIALSITILLGVVLFQFLNALPFYTMLDSWLNNITGWKNIAQMLVPGLGKFGFSTSGYPNPLDYVILTMIPLLVILIMAKFEEKKGIPLKWSFTSISYSLIPIFAATILARNLPKFFGGSLLLLNEIFNPTGYGTHNQAIYKSFWGSILHYLGSNPLNATAEWWVLLLMEAIIIFGIYLGIKASNILSETDGISKKSYYIAVISFGIIFILVTYWMSSPASPSLPFYNQYLGNLIYNPFQAMPPF, encoded by the coding sequence ATGGAAAAGGGGAAATATAAAATTACTCAAAAAGTGAAAAATTATGAAAGGCAGTTCAATTTTTATATTTTAATTTCTACTGTATGCTCTGGTATATATACATGGATATCAATGGTCTTTAAGGAAACCTTAATGATAGAATCAGGAATACTATTATTTACTACATTAATTACAGTTTTGAGCGTAAATCTTGCCGTAGACTGGAAAGTAAAATCTCACAGTAATACATGGATATATGCTTCGCCTCCTAGCCATGTAATAGAAAAAAATCATCATAATGTTATAACAGAAAAATGTGAACATATACCTTCTCTTTTAAATTCCAAAAATCCTGTAAGTAAATTTATATCACAATTATTTAAAAAATCATGGGCTCATTTTGCAATAATTTTCCCTAGCTTTATTATATTTTATATAGTTATGATAACTGGATTAATAGGCAATCAGAAATTAGATGCCACTGAGATATCTTTAGTAAATTTTGCTACGGATATAAGTTGGCTATTTTGGTTTCCCCTATTATGGTTATTAACTTGGTTAGGTAATGGTAGAATGTGGTGCCAAACATGTCCTTTTAGCGGACAAGCGGAATGGATACATAGACTACACCCTTGGAAGAAAGTGAATAAAAAACTAGGTTTAAACATAAGATGGCCTATAAAGTATAGCACGATACTTTACTCTGCTATAGGATTTTCCATACTAACTTGGGTAGAAGAGTTTTATAATATTGGAGGACCAGGAGTGCCAGAGTTAACATCAGTAGTTTTAATTTACATTGCAGCATTAGAATTATTTATTAGCATATTATTTCAAGACAGAACATTTTGCAGAACATTGTGTCCACTTAGTGCACCTCTCGGTATAAATACTATGATATCACCAATAGGAACTTTTAGAACTAAAAATCCTGAAACATGCAAAAGATGTAATACTAAAGATTGTATGAAAGGAAACGAAAAAGCTCATGGTTGTCCATGGTTTGCATCACCAGGTAGTAGAGAGAATTCGCCTATGTGCGGATTAGCGTCAGACTGCTATAAAGCCTGCCCTTACGATAATATAGACTGGAATGTAAAAAGATTTCCATGGTTAGATGATATATTTACATCAAGAAAAAGATTTGACATAGCCTTATCTATTACGATATTATTAGGTGTAGTATTATTTCAATTCTTGAATGCTTTACCTTTCTACACAATGTTAGACTCTTGGTTAAATAATATTACTGGATGGAAAAATATAGCACAAATGCTAGTGCCTGGACTAGGAAAATTTGGATTCTCAACTTCTGGTTATCCCAATCCTTTAGATTACGTTATTCTAACCATGATTCCACTTCTAGTAATATTAATAATGGCGAAATTTGAAGAGAAGAAAGGAATTCCATTAAAATGGAGCTTTACATCGATTTCATATTCTTTAATACCAATATTTGCTGCTACGATATTAGCTAGAAACTTACCTAAATTCTTTGGAGGATCTTTATTATTACTAAATGAAATATTTAATCCAACTGGATATGGGACACATAATCAAGCAATATACAAGTCATTCTGGGGATCAATTCTACACTATTTAGGAAGTAATCCATTGAATGCTACAGCTGAATGGTGGGTATTACTACTGATGGAAGCCATAATAATCTTTGGAATATATCTTGGAATTAAGGCATCAAATATACTATCAGAGACAGATGGAATTAGCAAAAAATCATATTACATCGCAGTTATTAGTTTTGGAATAATTTTCATTTTAGTTACTTACTGGATGTCTTCACCAGCGTCTCCATCATTACCATTCTATAATCAATACTTAGGTAATCTGATATATAATCCATTCCAAGCAATGCCGCCTTTCTGA
- a CDS encoding AAA family ATPase, with product MEKDLHFANIYSNRKIKQRYLALANSSLMKEYNILPGDTIIIYGDKFAPFLVQENRDNEGGIVVSEEDMRWLSVRDGEKVIFRKVDAISLDSITLSPTTQKQFDVRKISIDLRGKPVMRRLPIYTKDGEFVVVAFSPQGEVGLVTGDTVINIASSSVKIAQKDIPYVTLEDVGGLTEQIQTLLEIAEISLLKPEIPRLFGLRPPKGVLLYGPPGTGKTLLAKAIANSTMANFFYISGPEVASKYYGESEKRLREIFEQAAKDYPSIIFIDEIDAIAPSRDAASSEADRRIVAQLLTLMDGVSSRSGILVIGATNRPNAIDPALRRPGRFDREIEIPVPGKKERLDILKIHTRRLKLDNDVSLEKLAEITHGFVGADLEALVREAVMNALKRVKNYEDVIVTQSDFIDAMKRVQPSGLREFRVEIPNTTWEDIIGLDDIKLELKEVVEWPLKNPSLYEYMNAEVPSGILLYGPPGTGKTMLARAVAHESGANFIAVNGPELLNMWVGESERAVREVFKKARQASPTIVFFDEIDSLAVARGSDPNKVTERIVSQLLTEMDGISKRNERVISIAATNRPDILDPALLRPGRLEKIIYVPPPDFNGRKAIFVNLISKHPHEEEIDYNYIAKITEFYTPADIKGVVNRAVLLAIRKGMISNQKPKLTQDDIVASINFIRPTLNASTLSYYQHFTDRIRQSGGGYA from the coding sequence ATGGAAAAGGATCTGCACTTTGCAAACATTTACAGTAATAGAAAAATAAAACAGAGATATCTTGCATTAGCTAACTCTTCGCTTATGAAAGAGTATAATATACTACCTGGTGATACTATAATAATATATGGAGATAAGTTTGCTCCTTTCTTAGTCCAAGAAAATAGGGATAATGAAGGTGGAATTGTTGTATCTGAAGAAGATATGAGGTGGCTTAGTGTTAGAGATGGTGAAAAAGTAATTTTTAGAAAAGTAGATGCAATTTCTTTAGATAGTATTACATTATCTCCCACAACACAGAAACAATTTGATGTAAGGAAAATAAGTATAGATCTGAGAGGAAAACCAGTTATGCGAAGATTACCTATTTACACAAAAGACGGTGAATTTGTAGTTGTCGCGTTTTCTCCTCAAGGAGAAGTAGGTTTAGTTACAGGAGACACAGTTATAAATATTGCGTCTTCGTCGGTTAAGATTGCTCAAAAAGATATTCCATACGTAACTTTGGAAGATGTGGGTGGTTTAACAGAGCAGATACAAACTCTTTTAGAAATAGCAGAGATTTCTCTTTTAAAACCAGAAATACCTAGACTATTTGGTTTAAGGCCACCAAAAGGAGTTTTGCTTTATGGTCCTCCAGGTACTGGTAAGACATTACTAGCTAAGGCTATAGCAAACTCTACAATGGCTAATTTCTTTTATATAAGTGGACCTGAAGTAGCATCAAAATATTATGGTGAGAGCGAAAAAAGATTAAGAGAAATCTTTGAACAAGCTGCAAAAGATTATCCATCAATTATATTTATAGATGAAATAGATGCAATAGCACCAAGCAGAGATGCAGCATCATCAGAAGCTGACAGAAGAATAGTTGCTCAATTACTTACTCTTATGGATGGTGTTTCATCAAGAAGTGGTATTTTAGTTATAGGCGCTACTAATAGACCTAATGCAATAGATCCTGCTTTAAGAAGACCTGGTAGATTTGATAGGGAAATTGAAATTCCAGTACCAGGTAAAAAAGAAAGATTAGATATTTTAAAAATTCACACTAGGAGACTAAAACTAGATAACGACGTTAGTCTAGAAAAGTTAGCTGAAATAACACATGGATTTGTTGGGGCTGATTTAGAAGCCCTAGTTAGGGAGGCTGTAATGAATGCGTTAAAGAGAGTAAAGAATTACGAAGATGTTATAGTAACTCAATCAGATTTTATTGATGCTATGAAAAGAGTTCAACCATCTGGATTAAGAGAATTTAGGGTAGAAATACCTAATACAACATGGGAAGATATAATTGGGTTAGATGATATCAAATTAGAGTTAAAGGAAGTTGTAGAATGGCCTCTAAAAAATCCTAGTTTATATGAGTACATGAATGCAGAAGTTCCTAGTGGAATACTGCTTTATGGTCCTCCAGGTACTGGTAAGACAATGTTAGCTAGGGCAGTTGCTCACGAAAGTGGAGCTAATTTCATTGCTGTTAATGGGCCCGAACTATTAAATATGTGGGTTGGAGAGAGTGAGAGAGCAGTAAGAGAAGTATTTAAGAAAGCTAGGCAAGCATCACCTACGATAGTATTCTTTGATGAAATAGATTCTTTAGCAGTAGCTAGAGGGAGTGATCCAAATAAAGTTACAGAAAGGATAGTGAGTCAGCTACTAACTGAAATGGATGGGATAAGCAAAAGAAATGAAAGAGTTATTAGTATAGCAGCAACAAATAGGCCTGATATACTAGATCCAGCACTTTTGAGGCCAGGAAGATTAGAAAAAATAATTTATGTTCCTCCACCAGATTTTAATGGTAGAAAAGCAATTTTTGTCAATTTAATATCTAAGCATCCGCATGAAGAAGAGATAGATTATAATTATATAGCAAAAATTACAGAATTTTATACTCCAGCAGACATAAAGGGTGTAGTAAATAGAGCTGTTCTTCTGGCTATAAGGAAAGGTATGATTTCGAATCAAAAACCTAAATTAACCCAAGACGATATTGTAGCATCTATAAACTTTATAAGACCTACCCTGAATGCTTCTACGCTCTCTTATTATCAGCATTTTACAGACAGGATAAGACAAAGTGGCGGTGGATATGCTTGA
- a CDS encoding cbb3-type cytochrome c oxidase subunit I: protein MASREELRRQELEKLSEWAQQYEEVKQRESKRPMLLKVFYSEDYKMLALKNVLFAIFWLFVGGAFALFLRTQAGLTSTGAPVIVSPQYYFQAMTNHVMDMIFGAVFSTVFAVSFYVIPALNGSRLIKWPKIANAGLWIATIGLFMMNLGGVQNQYLFTFLNPLKASPTWYIGYAVMVIGEWMEMASVLGTSFLGRIQGRLVPTAIGFIVMDMIMMALANISVFIDVIWSLLSPIGGIGLYIFGVPNAEVWKGLFWFADHPLVYFAPYTLTGAIIAIIPLYAKRPMYSVRFTRWLIPVLFVLGASVYVHHLVDDPWPLVLRDIFAQTSTALIAIPFAALWLLFFITLGDPRKLKWDVGLAFIFAAAVWNIIGGIQAEPTQPTPSVDPTVHNTLWLPSHFHIMLALYSVGGLLGVLYVVGPDLWGKKWYSERLGWLHFWGWQAGMGLLVTAFAIGGFYGAIRREVAWPAFYEVYYQLAMIGGWLAGFATIIFAYNLILTLLYGEKVKETDIPLWAVQTIALERLGMRREGYKEEEMPIALPADGMIKIITENNGGIRVAEKQREIEASGGKSMSSIKVNDSSLKKLEPNNLKK, encoded by the coding sequence ATGGCATCTAGAGAAGAGTTAAGAAGGCAAGAATTAGAAAAATTATCTGAATGGGCTCAACAATACGAAGAAGTAAAACAAAGAGAAAGCAAAAGACCCATGTTATTAAAGGTGTTTTATAGTGAAGATTACAAAATGCTAGCCTTAAAGAACGTATTATTTGCTATATTTTGGTTATTTGTAGGTGGAGCATTTGCACTGTTTTTAAGAACGCAAGCTGGACTTACATCAACTGGAGCTCCAGTAATAGTATCTCCCCAATATTATTTTCAAGCAATGACAAACCATGTTATGGATATGATATTTGGCGCAGTATTTTCTACAGTATTTGCAGTTTCTTTTTACGTTATACCAGCACTTAATGGATCTAGACTAATAAAATGGCCTAAGATAGCTAATGCTGGATTGTGGATAGCAACTATAGGATTATTTATGATGAATCTAGGAGGAGTTCAAAATCAGTACTTATTTACGTTCTTGAATCCGTTAAAAGCTTCTCCTACGTGGTATATAGGCTATGCTGTTATGGTAATAGGTGAATGGATGGAGATGGCGTCAGTATTAGGGACGTCTTTCCTAGGCAGAATACAAGGAAGATTAGTTCCTACAGCAATAGGATTCATAGTAATGGATATGATAATGATGGCATTAGCTAACATATCAGTTTTTATTGATGTAATATGGAGCTTGTTATCTCCTATCGGAGGAATAGGACTATATATTTTCGGAGTGCCAAACGCAGAAGTATGGAAAGGATTATTCTGGTTTGCGGATCATCCATTAGTATATTTTGCTCCTTATACATTAACAGGAGCAATAATAGCAATAATTCCACTATATGCGAAAAGGCCTATGTATAGTGTAAGGTTTACTAGATGGTTAATTCCAGTACTTTTCGTATTAGGTGCTAGCGTATACGTTCATCATTTAGTGGACGATCCATGGCCATTAGTTCTAAGAGATATATTCGCACAGACTTCAACTGCATTAATAGCAATTCCATTTGCGGCGTTATGGTTATTGTTCTTCATTACTCTGGGAGATCCAAGAAAGTTAAAGTGGGATGTAGGATTAGCATTTATATTTGCTGCAGCAGTATGGAATATAATAGGCGGAATTCAAGCTGAACCTACTCAGCCAACTCCAAGCGTAGATCCAACTGTACATAATACTTTGTGGTTGCCTAGTCACTTCCATATAATGCTAGCATTATATTCAGTAGGAGGTTTATTAGGCGTATTATATGTAGTAGGTCCAGATTTATGGGGTAAGAAATGGTATAGTGAAAGATTAGGTTGGTTACATTTCTGGGGATGGCAAGCAGGAATGGGATTATTAGTAACTGCGTTTGCTATAGGCGGATTCTATGGCGCTATAAGGAGAGAAGTAGCATGGCCAGCATTCTACGAGGTCTATTATCAGTTAGCAATGATCGGAGGTTGGTTAGCAGGATTTGCTACTATAATATTTGCGTACAATCTAATATTGACGCTATTATATGGAGAAAAAGTTAAAGAAACAGACATACCACTCTGGGCTGTTCAAACTATTGCTCTAGAAAGGCTAGGAATGAGAAGGGAAGGATACAAAGAAGAAGAAATGCCAATAGCTTTACCTGCTGACGGAATGATAAAAATAATTACTGAGAACAATGGCGGAATTAGGGTAGCAGAGAAGCAAAGGGAAATTGAAGCCTCTGGAGGAAAGAGCATGAGTAGTATAAAAGTTAATGATAGCAGTTTAAAGAAATTAGAACCTAATAATCTCAAGAAATAG
- a CDS encoding DUF1404 family protein, giving the protein MELRDKKPYLFIGIAMVIASINPLSLYLAELLEIIRVSFDMSLVWGTGLIGIWIADYMFKKGIGKSFLQFNFTTRGLILAWGIAGTMVCLWYVPNMFDLSVLYITYRFLQLLSFFIAGIIGGIGWYGMTNVWKSISMFAIFSMMASMAEIFLELGTYYETNLYSAYSISQFVDTSYFLFAMAFAPSTFYMVKWLKDLNIF; this is encoded by the coding sequence ATGGAGTTGAGAGATAAAAAGCCTTATTTATTTATAGGCATAGCAATGGTTATAGCATCAATAAATCCTTTGTCACTATATTTAGCTGAATTACTAGAAATTATTAGAGTATCATTCGATATGTCCTTAGTCTGGGGAACTGGACTTATAGGCATATGGATTGCCGACTATATGTTTAAAAAGGGAATCGGGAAATCATTTTTACAATTCAACTTTACTACAAGAGGATTAATACTGGCATGGGGTATTGCTGGAACTATGGTATGCTTATGGTATGTACCAAATATGTTTGATCTTTCAGTTCTTTATATTACATATAGATTTCTACAATTATTATCTTTCTTTATAGCTGGAATAATAGGTGGAATAGGATGGTATGGAATGACTAATGTTTGGAAAAGCATTTCTATGTTTGCTATATTTAGTATGATGGCGTCTATGGCTGAGATTTTCTTGGAATTAGGAACTTATTACGAAACTAATTTGTATTCTGCCTATTCTATATCGCAATTTGTAGATACATCCTACTTTTTGTTTGCTATGGCGTTTGCGCCGTCCACGTTTTATATGGTAAAATGGCTGAAAGATTTGAATATCTTCTAA